The Lutzomyia longipalpis isolate SR_M1_2022 chromosome 2, ASM2433408v1 DNA window ctttaaaactattttagtGTTATTTCTGTGATTTCTTTGaatcctaaaaaaatcttttttacttttaatttcctttctgaCAATTCAAACTAAACTGAATGACATTTGCAAACGTCAATTTTTTGACACATATTCATGACAGATAACTCACAATATAATGGCCTATTAGAtgttttttccattttatttaactgatttttttttagttttaatatgaaaatgaaagctttGTTAAATCAACTTTGGTTTTCTTAGGAAAAAATCCTTAAGCTTTACATCACAGATTTTcggcaaattatttaaatcagATTAACTGCCATCATCGAAATATTCGATTATTCTGATCCCCTTCaagaatttaatctttttgtaATTCTGCATTTGACTTGGGACACCCTTTAGGCATAAATTACTCGTAggtttttattgaatttaactGAATTCATTCATTGTAATACAGAAAACTGGTCGGAATTGAACCATCTTCCCCTATTGAAATTCCAATTATTTTGCACGTTAagaaatagattaaaaaaataaaatagaaaaccATTAAGCTCTATCTACCTTCTATTAAAGCCATTGTAGTGATAAAGATAAATCGACGATATGTTCcgtagataaaaattaaataactaaataaaattaaaaaaaatgtattaaataaaaaattccatagaaatcattgaatttatcGAAAAGTGGAATCAAACTGTAGTGAAGAATCCCAAATAAATGGAAGAGAAAGAAGATGAATGGGGGCGAATACTTTTGTGGACcaagtaatatttttattacagaatatgttttttgtaaaagttGAGAGGAAAActggctaaaaaaaatttaaataaaaaaaagatccagcaaagatagaagaagaaacttaaatagaaaaagtgcaaaaacacaatcaaaactttcaaatggaaaataaacgAGCTcttgaaaatcaacaaaaaaataaaaaatcagaatttccatgtcttttttctctattttcaccgccatttttcattcagaagaaaaatcataaaatgaatataattaatacatattaaaaaaagtaaaaaacaCAATACCCAAttatatagaaataaaaaaaaatgaataaaataaaaatatataggatTGAACAAACGCAAGTTTATCTCAATGTtaaagaaatatcttttttgtgatttattgaaaaatctataatatatttttttgattagtaTTGTAagagatttaagaaaaaaggatatattaaaaattataaaatacaatattttctgTGGAATTGCgaacaaataaattgagaaaaaaactgtataaattgaagaaaaaaactaattgaGGCTCAAAGGATTTTCACAGCgtcttgatgatttttgttgtttattgTTGGCTTTAACCCCTTTAATAGTAAACCCCACATTATCCCCTCTACAGTGATGCGACTAAATTCATTCCTATCCATGCTGTGACGCCTTTTCTGTGTGAGCTACGTgtcctcaattaattttttatgaacaTTGTAGAGGCcctaaaagaagaaaattatcttcagaatttttcttaaaagtttccagattttttgttgttgttaggTTAGTGAAAATTCTTAACAAGGACAACCCTTTCCCTTGATGTAGGACAAATGGAACTTTACCACTTAATCCGTTGGACAGCCTCCTCGGCGGCTTCTGCCATCATTTGCAATAAGTTTATTATGAAGATCACTCAATGCCTgatggagaattttttgttgttaaaaacactttttttttaaaatgattttctggCATGAAAATGTTCTCCATCACCGAGTGAGTTAGTTAAACTTGGAGGAGGTAAGCCTCCAAATTAATCCACAACTCTTAAACTTAAAGCTTATTTGAGTTTAGTTGAGATAAAGAAACAGAAGTTTGAgtagaaagaattaaaagtaGCAAGGAAGAGGAATTtagtagagaaaataaaacaattttttttaacccttttaagCCTGATCTTAACTGCTTTTAAAACAAACTTTAAAGACCATAAATATATCTCTtgtaaagggttaaaattggCGTACCATCATGTGCATTAAAACATGCCTAAGGGGGgataaaagttaaaataactGTAAAACcgtttaattaattgaattaaagttaaattaaattaaagttctaCGAATTATTTAGAAATGTCTCATAAATTGCATTAGTTTCACCTGAAGAAATATCAAGGGGTGTatatctgaataaaattatttgaattttcttcaaaaatattcagattattcgccaaagaaatcaaaatattgatttttagtcCTTAAATGGTTAAGATTGAGGAGCAAAAgccacaaaaatattcaatttgagCCCAAAAAACGTCTAAATAATGctaattttaagtttaaaaatatgcTAAACTCAAGCCTAAGATCTGCTAAATTCCAGCCTAAAAAGttgctaaattcaagcctgaaaaatatgctaaattcaagcctaaaaatttGCTGAATTCAAGCCTGAAAAAtatgctaaattcaagcctaaaaatttgctaaattcaagcttaaaaaatatgctaaattcaagccaaaaatgaattaattccaagcctaaaaaaaggactaaaaCTCAAACcgaaaatagtaaattcaaaccgaaaagggttaaatttttttagattaatttagCTTTCGCattaaaagaaagagaataaaaaatatttagatctTCACAAATATTCGAATAAATCgccattaaaatcaaaaaaattcttcagataGAGATCCCTTGAGAAAGgcaaattaaagggaaaagaaaaagagaagttttctatagcaaaataaatataaataaatatttttcttttcaacattgAGCCTATATCGCTGATAAAACGAATCGGATTcatagaaaatttgattttttgtctctttcaaagtctttaaattaaaagaaattcccttAAACCTGAAGGTTAAAAGAGGAGGTGCAGAAGAAGCCCTTAAACCTGCTGAATCAGAAGATAAATTAGACTTACCTTGAAATACTTGACCGTCTTTACGCGAAGCTCCAGTGTGGCATCTTCATCGCATAGCATGAGTGTATTGGGATGCTGCTGGAAGGCACTCACGGTCCACATGTGATTAACCCCCTCTTCGATGGCTTTGTACAGTGCGAAAGCCTTGTGGGCGCCTGTAACAAGAATCATCACCTCCTTGGCGTCCATAACGGTGGCAACGCCGACTGTTAGTGCCTGCTTGGGCACCTTACTGATGTCATTCCCAAAGAAACGTGCATTGGCCTCCAGGGTGTCCTGTGCCAGTGTCTTCACGCGTGTTCGCGAGACAAGAGACGATCCGGGTTCATTGAAAGCAATATGCCCATCTGGTCCAATCCCACCAATGAACAGTTCCACGCCCCCGGCTTTTGTGATCTCCGCTTCAAACTTCCGGCACTCCTCCACGAGATCCGGAGCATTCCCATCCAAGATGTGCGCATTGGCGGGATCAATGTCAATGTGTCGGAAGAAATTGTGATGCATGTAGTAGTGATAGGATTCCGGATGATCCCTCGGTAGGTCCACATACTCATCCATATTGAATGTCTTGACGTACTTGAAGGAGATCTTCCCTGCCTGATGGAATTCAATCAGCTTCCTGTACATTATGAGTGGGGTACTGCCCGTTGGGAGTCCCAGGACGAAGTATCTCTCCGGTCCTGGATTGAAGTCATTTATCCGCTTCATCACATACCGTGCTGACCATTCGCCAACACATTCTGCAGAGTCTAGAATCACCAGACGCATCGctggaagaaaaacaaagacgggagagaaataattattattgggGCCAAATCGTCATCGGTCAGCTCTTTAGTGATAAGATAAACCCACTTTAGTCTTCTCTCTGGGTATGAGAATGCAATTGGTCTCACGAGAGAGATTTCTTTGgctctttttaatttttcactgcAACGTAGTCAGACTGATGAGGGCAGTGACCTCCCCAAAAAAACCGCCTCATGTCTGGATGGCCAGAACaaagtttttgaattctttacaattttctcttctttaatgttttttttagagaattttatttcattttgtttttttaaagattttttaacatttttaataataaattaattttaaaaggatttattttatatgaagaaattctttattgcTCATTGTCTACACTTTGGTACAAAAGACGTAATGAATGATTTTGTAGACAATCCCatggagagaattttatttatttttcactgaatttaaaataaataactaaatgaaaattaaacaaaccaCACCTGGACATCCCAAGAAGGATGGAATCCAGGTAAATCTCACAAAAACTCTcaagaattttgagaaaattcaaaaaataaaatctttgccTTTctaaaattacagaaaaaatgCCCTACTTATGGGATTTTTGCTATTTCTTTCAGTACTCACTGGAATTTGGTTAAATGCCCTGCCTGGAAGACTTATGGCTGATCTCTGGCACTCCTCAATCCCTTTGATTGGTCAATAAACGGCAAAATACAATACAATTACAGTAGAGATAAGTTCTtatcactaaaaaaattagtaTTACAGCTGTTCCGAATGAGGTTATGTTTGACTTTCcggaaatgaaataaaattcaaaaaatcttcGTATGGCGACGGTTGATGGTGGGCCAGTGGATTATGGCAAGAATTACACCCACGAAAGCTCCAACAATGTAAATTGTAATGACTGTACTCTCCCTGGGTGTGCTGCACTTCTTTACAGCCTCTTCCGTGGGCGTGAAGGTGGCCAGGAGGAAATTTGGGTTGTTCTTGTTGCGCCAGTTGAATGACGAGATGGTGTACTCGGTGATTCCGAGGCGACTTTTGAGCCGGCAGTAGTTGTGGGAATGCCCCGAGAAGGCAATCCGTGGTGCTACGAGTTCCCCAATGAGATCCGATGATTCCTGCGAGAGGACTTCCCATCGTTCCCTGTAGAGCTCAATGGGAATTGGATCGTGCTCCTGACAATCC harbors:
- the LOC129788441 gene encoding glucosamine-6-phosphate isomerase isoform X1, whose amino-acid sequence is MRLVILDSAECVGEWSARYVMKRINDFNPGPERYFVLGLPTGSTPLIMYRKLIEFHQAGKISFKYVKTFNMDEYVDLPRDHPESYHYYMHHNFFRHIDIDPANAHILDGNAPDLVEECRKFEAEITKAGGVELFIGGIGPDGHIAFNEPGSSLVSRTRVKTLAQDTLEANARFFGNDISKVPKQALTVGVATVMDAKEVMILVTGAHKAFALYKAIEEGVNHMWTVSAFQQHPNTLMLCDEDATLELRVKTVKYFKALSDLHNKLIANDGRSRRGGCPTD
- the LOC129788441 gene encoding glucosamine-6-phosphate isomerase isoform X2, yielding MRLVILDSAECVGEWSARYVMKRINDFNPGPERYFVLGLPTGSTPLIMYRKLIEFHQAGKISFKYVKTFNMDEYVDLPRDHPESYHYYMHHNFFRHIDIDPANAHILDGNAPDLVEECRKFEAEITKAGGVELFIGGIGPDGHIAFNEPGSSLVSRTRVKTLAQDTLEANARFFGNDISKVPKQALTVGVATVMDAKEVMILVTGAHKAFALYKAIEEGVNHMWTVSAFQQHPNTLMLCDEDATLELRVKTVKYFKGLYNVHKKLIEDT